From Rubrivirga sp. SAORIC476, a single genomic window includes:
- a CDS encoding TonB-dependent receptor, which produces MSFRLLPVLWMLLAASAASAGPSPGRGVVSGVVTDAETGEVLIGATVFAPDLGRGAATNAYGFFSLPAPSDSVRLRVSYVGYQTADLAVDARADVRVDVALQAESALGEVVVEAADVGERPEATAQMGEVALTGRDVQGLPALLGEADVLKAIQLLPGVRGGAEGTAGIYVRGGSPDQTLILLDGVPVYNSSHLFGFLSTFNGDAVSRVELTKGAYPARFGGRLGSVLDVRLRDGNMEEIGGQGQVGLLSSRLLFEGPLVPGKASFLISGRRTYIDLVARPFIDAANREAEANGRETVDPSAYFYDLNAKVNWRPSDRDRVYLSLYGGADVFGFESVDPYRQCNQAGCTPTEVEDVTGGGLDWGNLTGAFRWTRTVSPRTFAALTVTASDYRFDVGADIEEGRGGPDPASARVRYTSGILDLGARLDLDIAAGAGHNVRVGGGATLHRFTPGALSLTGEIAREGVAIDTLLGASRTLGADLVAYAEDEWRVSDRLQLGLGLHGAVYTTGDYVYPSLEPRFSAAFQLRDRLALKASAAITQQPIHLLTTGAGIGLPADLWVPADSIGPQRGTQVAAGLAGSSRSGRTTWTLEGYWRDMRGLVAYREGAAFTTPFDDWQELVVTGDGTSRGLELFVQHRTDRLTTWLGYTLAKTDRQFDALNDGERFPFRYDRRHDVSAVALYQISRPFDVSAAFVYGTGDAVTLPVAAYEGTTFAGGSVDGWIKGDNTDERTVYGARNGFRLPAYVRLDLGATWYFRRGPRPHALALNVYNATNQKNPFLTTTDTETDPQSGSQRQKLVGVALFPVLPTLSYQFSF; this is translated from the coding sequence ATGTCGTTCCGTTTGTTGCCCGTTCTGTGGATGCTCCTGGCCGCCTCGGCCGCGAGCGCGGGGCCGTCGCCGGGGCGCGGCGTCGTCAGCGGCGTGGTGACCGATGCCGAGACCGGCGAGGTCCTGATCGGGGCCACCGTCTTCGCGCCCGACCTCGGCCGCGGCGCCGCGACGAACGCGTACGGCTTCTTCAGCCTGCCCGCCCCCTCCGACTCGGTCCGCCTCCGGGTCTCGTACGTCGGCTACCAGACGGCCGATCTTGCGGTGGACGCTCGCGCAGACGTGCGTGTGGACGTGGCGCTCCAGGCCGAGTCCGCGCTGGGTGAGGTCGTCGTCGAGGCGGCCGACGTGGGCGAGCGGCCCGAGGCGACCGCCCAGATGGGCGAGGTCGCGCTGACGGGCCGCGACGTGCAGGGGCTGCCCGCGCTGCTGGGCGAGGCCGACGTGCTGAAGGCCATCCAGCTCTTGCCGGGCGTCCGCGGCGGCGCCGAGGGGACGGCGGGCATCTACGTTCGCGGCGGCTCGCCGGACCAGACGCTCATCCTGCTAGACGGCGTCCCCGTCTACAACTCGTCGCACCTGTTCGGCTTCTTGTCCACGTTCAACGGCGACGCCGTGAGCCGCGTCGAACTGACGAAGGGGGCCTACCCGGCGCGGTTCGGTGGGCGGCTGGGGAGCGTGCTCGACGTGCGCCTGCGCGACGGCAACATGGAGGAGATCGGCGGTCAGGGGCAGGTAGGGCTGCTGTCGTCGCGGCTGCTGTTCGAGGGGCCGCTCGTGCCCGGCAAGGCGTCGTTCCTGATCTCGGGGCGGCGGACGTACATCGACCTGGTCGCCCGGCCGTTCATCGACGCGGCCAACCGTGAGGCCGAGGCGAACGGGCGCGAGACCGTCGACCCGAGCGCCTACTTCTACGACCTCAACGCCAAGGTCAACTGGCGGCCGAGCGACCGGGACCGCGTCTACCTCAGCCTCTACGGCGGCGCCGACGTGTTCGGGTTCGAGTCCGTCGACCCGTACCGGCAGTGCAACCAGGCAGGCTGCACGCCCACCGAGGTGGAGGACGTCACCGGCGGCGGGCTCGACTGGGGCAACCTGACCGGCGCCTTCCGCTGGACGCGGACGGTCTCGCCGCGCACCTTCGCCGCGCTGACGGTGACGGCCAGCGACTACCGCTTCGACGTGGGCGCCGACATCGAGGAGGGGCGGGGCGGGCCGGACCCGGCGTCCGCGCGCGTCCGCTACACGTCGGGCATCTTGGACCTGGGCGCCCGGCTCGACCTCGACATCGCGGCGGGCGCGGGCCACAACGTCCGCGTCGGCGGCGGGGCGACGCTGCACCGCTTCACGCCGGGCGCGCTCTCCCTAACCGGCGAGATCGCGCGCGAGGGGGTCGCCATCGACACCCTCCTGGGCGCGTCTCGGACGCTGGGCGCCGACCTCGTGGCGTACGCGGAGGACGAATGGCGCGTCAGCGACCGCCTCCAACTCGGGCTCGGGCTCCATGGCGCCGTCTACACGACGGGCGACTACGTCTATCCGTCCCTGGAGCCCCGGTTTTCGGCCGCGTTCCAGCTCCGCGACCGGCTGGCGCTCAAGGCGAGCGCGGCCATCACCCAGCAGCCGATCCATCTGCTGACGACCGGCGCGGGCATCGGCCTGCCCGCCGACCTGTGGGTCCCGGCCGACTCGATCGGCCCGCAGCGGGGCACCCAGGTGGCCGCCGGGCTGGCGGGGTCGTCGCGGAGCGGGCGGACGACGTGGACCCTGGAGGGCTACTGGCGCGATATGCGGGGGCTCGTGGCCTACCGCGAGGGCGCCGCCTTCACGACGCCCTTCGACGACTGGCAGGAGTTGGTCGTCACCGGCGACGGGACGAGCCGTGGGCTGGAGCTGTTCGTCCAGCACCGGACCGACCGGCTGACGACGTGGCTGGGCTACACCCTCGCCAAGACCGACCGCCAGTTCGACGCCCTCAACGACGGCGAGCGCTTCCCCTTCCGCTACGACCGCCGCCACGACGTCTCGGCCGTCGCGCTCTACCAGATCTCGCGGCCGTTCGACGTGTCGGCTGCGTTCGTGTACGGCACCGGTGACGCGGTCACGCTGCCCGTTGCAGCCTACGAGGGGACGACGTTCGCGGGCGGGAGCGTCGACGGGTGGATCAAGGGCGACAACACCGACGAGCGGACGGTCTACGGAGCGCGCAACGGGTTCCGGCTGCCGGCCTACGTCCGCCTCGACCTGGGCGCGACGTGGTACTTCCGGCGCGGCCCGCGCCCCCATGCGCTCGCGCTCAACGTATACAACGCGACCAATCAGAAGAACCCGTTCCTCACCACGACCGACACCGAGACGGACCCGCAGTCGGGCTCCCAGCGGCAGAAGCTCGTCGGCGTGGCGCTGTTCCCGGTCCTCCCGACGCTCTCGTACCAGTTCTCGTTTTGA
- a CDS encoding DUF4249 family protein — MRFAAFLLLISLAGCDLSTTLDIETPPYEAGAVIRSVLMADGVATVRLSVSRDPYVVDPAGEGLVARPSRTDGRVTLLRDGVEVETLTGSEQTCYQSSRSSCNVETGQVETTTEGPFACGSYRGGVRLEAGATYTVRAELPGLPSAEAAVSIPEAPEVSVEALPEAGGLRRFRVRLADPPGLGHRYGLTILRELDQITVSQCRVGGAVDTLVVLDRARVYRSDFSSTDPVIVSGSREAGSSIHFVTFPDDAFDGRTRDFVIEATPRGTHPGDTGAIRVQVTAMTAELYDAYQITNFEVDENPFAEPADLPVNVLGGYGRVGAVAVTEVRFEE; from the coding sequence ATGCGATTCGCAGCCTTCCTTCTCCTGATCTCGCTCGCAGGTTGCGACCTCTCGACGACGCTCGACATCGAGACGCCGCCGTATGAGGCGGGGGCCGTGATCCGGTCGGTGCTGATGGCCGACGGCGTGGCGACGGTCCGGCTGAGCGTGAGCCGCGATCCGTACGTCGTCGACCCGGCGGGCGAGGGGCTCGTGGCGCGACCCTCCCGCACCGACGGCCGGGTGACGCTGCTCCGCGACGGCGTCGAGGTGGAGACGCTCACCGGCTCGGAGCAGACGTGCTACCAGTCGTCGAGGTCGTCGTGCAACGTGGAGACGGGCCAGGTGGAGACGACCACCGAGGGGCCGTTCGCGTGCGGGAGCTACCGCGGTGGCGTCCGGCTGGAGGCGGGTGCGACGTACACCGTCCGGGCCGAGCTGCCTGGCCTTCCCTCGGCCGAGGCCGCGGTCTCCATTCCGGAGGCGCCCGAGGTGTCGGTCGAGGCGCTGCCCGAGGCGGGCGGCCTGCGCCGGTTCCGCGTCCGCCTGGCGGACCCGCCCGGCCTCGGCCACCGCTACGGGCTGACCATCCTCCGGGAACTGGACCAGATCACCGTGTCGCAGTGCCGCGTCGGCGGTGCCGTCGACACGCTCGTCGTGCTGGACCGGGCGCGCGTTTACCGGAGCGACTTCTCGTCCACCGACCCGGTGATCGTGTCGGGCTCGCGCGAGGCGGGCAGCTCCATCCACTTCGTCACGTTCCCCGACGACGCCTTCGACGGGCGGACGCGCGACTTCGTCATCGAGGCGACGCCGCGGGGCACGCACCCGGGCGACACCGGCGCCATCCGCGTGCAGGTGACGGCCATGACGGCGGAGCTGTACGACGCCTACCAGATCACCAACTTCGAGGTGGACGAGAACCCGTTCGCCGAGCCCGCCGACCTTCCCGTCAACGTGCTCGGCGGCTACGGGCGCGTCGGTGCGGTGGCGGTCACCGAGGTGCGGTTCGAGGAGTGA
- a CDS encoding TonB-dependent receptor, producing MVRLVLGLVVLLSAGASAQTVVSGTVTDARTGGVLIGAAVYAPTLDRGAVTNAYGHYSLPLPADSVALVVSSVGYQPREVESADAEGGRLNVALVPADLGEVVVEADGAGAARPEETPQMGTVALSGRDVQALPALLGEADVLKAVQLLPGVRAGQEGTAGLYVRGGSPDQTLVLLDGTPLYNAAHLFGFLSTFNADAVSRVELTKGAYPARFGGRLASVLDVRLRDGDFERRRVRGQVGLLSTTVLAEGPVVPGQASLLVSGRRTHVNLLARPFIDRANEDAMARNDATLDPRLSFYDLNAKLSWRPADRDRVYLSVYRGGDAFGFTAVDPEVACTGGDCATTGVENVTGGALDWGSLTGSVRATRVLSPRVFGALTLTASDYRFDVEVTSDEGRNGPSPVAAAALYRSGIRDLSARLDLDIAAGATHTLRVGAAVTRHRFSPGALALLGDEAATGVPTDTTLGGGASDGIQGVLYVDDTWRLGPLTLGLGVHGALYASGRYRYPSVEPRIAASLRVLPRVALKASAAVTQQPVHLLTTGAGIGLPADLWVPADSVGPERGTQVALGLAGSSPSGRTTWSLEGYWRDMRGLVAYRDGAAFTTPFDDWQELVVTGEGRSRGLEALVEHRTDRLTTWLAYTLAKTDRRFDAIADGAWFPYRYDRRHDVSAVAVLRLGRVDASVAAVYGTGDAVTLPAATYDATFLSSGSIGYWTQSVPASASEVAYGPRNGNRLPAYSRLDLGLTVHIQRGDRPHAVALNVYNALNRKNPFTTLLDERTDPETGEVRQQLVGIALFPVLPSLSYRFGF from the coding sequence ATGGTGCGTCTCGTCCTCGGCCTCGTCGTCCTCCTGTCTGCCGGAGCCTCCGCGCAGACCGTGGTGAGCGGCACGGTCACGGACGCGCGGACGGGCGGGGTGCTGATCGGCGCGGCCGTCTACGCGCCGACGCTCGACCGAGGCGCGGTCACGAACGCGTACGGCCACTACAGCCTGCCCCTCCCGGCCGACTCCGTGGCGCTGGTCGTCTCGTCGGTCGGCTACCAGCCGCGCGAGGTGGAGTCGGCGGACGCCGAGGGCGGCCGGCTGAACGTGGCCCTCGTCCCCGCCGACCTCGGCGAGGTGGTGGTCGAGGCGGACGGGGCGGGCGCGGCGCGGCCCGAGGAGACGCCCCAGATGGGCACGGTCGCGCTGTCGGGGCGCGACGTGCAGGCGCTCCCCGCGCTGCTCGGCGAGGCCGACGTGCTGAAGGCGGTCCAGTTGCTGCCGGGCGTCCGCGCGGGGCAGGAGGGGACGGCGGGGCTCTACGTCCGCGGCGGCTCGCCCGACCAGACGCTCGTGCTGCTCGACGGCACACCGCTCTACAACGCCGCCCACCTGTTCGGCTTCCTCTCGACGTTCAACGCGGACGCCGTCAGCCGGGTGGAGTTGACGAAGGGCGCCTACCCGGCGCGCTTCGGCGGGCGGCTGGCGTCGGTGCTGGACGTGCGCCTGCGCGACGGCGACTTCGAGCGGCGGCGCGTGCGCGGGCAGGTCGGGCTGCTCTCGACGACGGTCCTGGCGGAAGGACCGGTCGTTCCCGGCCAGGCCTCGCTGCTGGTCTCGGGGCGGCGGACGCACGTCAACCTGCTCGCGCGACCCTTCATCGACCGCGCCAACGAGGACGCGATGGCGCGCAACGACGCCACGCTCGACCCCCGCCTCTCGTTCTACGACCTCAACGCCAAGCTGAGCTGGCGACCGGCCGACCGCGACCGCGTCTACCTGAGCGTCTACCGCGGCGGCGACGCGTTCGGGTTCACCGCCGTCGACCCCGAGGTGGCCTGCACCGGCGGCGACTGCGCGACGACGGGCGTCGAGAACGTGACGGGCGGCGCGCTCGACTGGGGCTCGCTGACGGGCTCCGTCCGCGCCACCCGCGTGCTCTCGCCGCGCGTGTTCGGCGCGCTCACGCTGACGGCCAGCGACTACCGATTCGACGTCGAGGTGACCTCCGACGAGGGGCGCAACGGGCCGAGCCCGGTCGCGGCGGCGGCGCTCTACCGGTCTGGCATCCGCGACCTCAGTGCCCGCCTCGACCTCGACATCGCCGCGGGCGCGACCCACACGCTCCGCGTCGGCGCGGCGGTCACCCGGCACCGGTTCTCGCCCGGCGCGCTGGCGCTGCTCGGCGACGAGGCGGCCACGGGCGTCCCCACCGACACGACGCTCGGCGGCGGCGCCTCGGACGGCATCCAGGGCGTCCTCTACGTGGACGACACGTGGCGCCTCGGGCCGCTCACGCTCGGCCTCGGGGTGCACGGCGCGCTCTACGCCTCGGGCCGGTACCGCTACCCGTCCGTCGAGCCGCGCATCGCGGCGTCGCTCCGCGTGCTGCCGCGCGTCGCGCTGAAGGCGAGCGCCGCCGTGACCCAGCAGCCGGTCCACCTGCTGACGACTGGCGCGGGCATCGGCCTGCCCGCCGACCTGTGGGTCCCGGCCGACTCGGTGGGGCCGGAGCGGGGCACCCAGGTCGCGCTCGGCCTGGCCGGGTCGAGCCCGTCGGGGCGGACGACGTGGTCGCTGGAGGGCTACTGGCGCGACATGCGCGGGCTGGTCGCCTACCGCGACGGCGCCGCCTTCACGACGCCCTTCGACGACTGGCAGGAACTGGTGGTGACCGGCGAGGGGCGGAGCCGCGGGCTCGAAGCGCTCGTCGAGCACCGCACCGACCGGCTGACGACGTGGCTCGCCTACACGCTCGCCAAGACCGACCGTCGGTTCGACGCCATTGCGGACGGCGCCTGGTTTCCCTACCGCTACGACCGACGCCACGACGTGTCCGCCGTCGCCGTGCTCCGCCTCGGGCGCGTCGACGCCTCGGTCGCGGCCGTCTACGGCACCGGCGACGCCGTCACGCTCCCGGCGGCGACCTACGACGCGACGTTCCTCAGTTCGGGCTCCATCGGGTACTGGACGCAGTCCGTTCCTGCATCGGCGTCGGAGGTGGCGTACGGGCCGCGCAACGGCAACCGGCTCCCCGCCTACTCGCGCCTCGACCTCGGGCTGACGGTCCACATCCAGCGCGGCGACCGGCCCCACGCGGTCGCCCTCAACGTCTACAACGCCCTCAACCGGAAGAACCCCTTCACCACGCTCCTCGACGAGCGGACCGACCCGGAGACGGGCGAGGTCCGCCAGCAACTCGTCGGTATCGCGCTGTTTCCCGTGCTGCCGTCGCTGTCGTACCGGTTCGGGTTTTGA
- a CDS encoding NAD-dependent protein deacetylase, with protein sequence MDTLTPSRPADLDALVDLLRDRRLAVLAGAGISTESGIPDYRGPETRHIERRPVQYDDFVRDAAARQRYWARASRGWARMTGARPNDGHRALATLEAAGRVEGVITQNVDGLHQAAGSERVVELHGALDRVVCLGCDARQSRQSVQAQIAARNPGWVDLGAETGRVAPDGDVEIEAGVAAFVPPACPACGGVLKPDVVFFGESVPKPRVAEAAGMVSRADALLVVGSSLAVYSGYRFVRQAEKEGTPVAIVTLGETRGHRHAAVAVDARLGDVLPALADALGA encoded by the coding sequence ATGGACACGCTCACGCCCTCCCGCCCCGCTGACCTCGACGCTCTCGTGGACCTCCTCCGCGACCGACGCCTCGCCGTGCTGGCAGGCGCCGGAATCTCGACCGAGTCCGGCATCCCCGACTACCGCGGCCCCGAGACGCGCCACATCGAGCGCCGCCCGGTCCAGTACGACGACTTCGTGCGCGACGCCGCCGCGCGGCAGCGCTACTGGGCCCGCGCGAGCCGCGGTTGGGCGCGCATGACCGGCGCCCGCCCCAACGACGGCCACCGCGCCCTCGCGACGCTGGAGGCGGCGGGCAGGGTCGAGGGCGTCATCACGCAGAACGTCGACGGGCTCCATCAGGCCGCCGGGTCCGAACGGGTGGTGGAACTGCACGGCGCGCTGGACCGGGTCGTCTGCCTGGGCTGCGACGCGCGCCAGTCGCGCCAGTCGGTGCAGGCACAGATCGCCGCTCGCAACCCCGGCTGGGTCGACCTCGGCGCCGAGACAGGGCGGGTCGCGCCCGACGGCGACGTGGAGATCGAGGCCGGGGTCGCGGCCTTCGTGCCGCCCGCGTGCCCGGCGTGCGGCGGCGTCCTCAAGCCCGACGTGGTGTTCTTCGGCGAGAGCGTCCCCAAGCCGCGCGTCGCCGAGGCCGCCGGGATGGTGTCGCGCGCCGACGCGCTGCTGGTGGTCGGCTCCAGCCTGGCGGTCTATAGCGGCTATCGGTTCGTGCGGCAGGCGGAGAAAGAGGGCACGCCGGTCGCCATCGTGACGCTGGGCGAGACGCGCGGGCACCGTCACGCCGCCGTCGCCGTGGACGCGCGCCTGGGCGACGTGCTGCCCGCGTTGGCGGACGCGCTCGGCGCCTGA
- a CDS encoding HAD-IG family 5'-nucleotidase codes for MDATIGTGIHGTPAVPDAFDHPRGLFCNRTLNLRKIEAIGYDMDYTLVHYHVALWEERAYAYIRDGLVRQGWPVSDLVFDPDLVVQGLVVDTEKGNVVKANRFGYVKRAFHGTRSLPYAEQRKTYRRTLVDLHDRRWRFMNTLFSISEASIYLQLVDKLDEGVLPTGLGYDDLYEAIRKTLDAAHLEGLLKAEILADPDRFVERDPDIPLTLLDQKNAGKKVLLITNSEWEYAAPILRYAFDPYLPGDMTWEDLFDIAIVGARKPAFFDERAPAFEVVGEDEDGRAVLRSQTGMLEEGRAYVGGHAALVEASLGLSGSEILYVGDHVFADVKASKSVLRWRTALVLRPLEDEIEALDAWRGTQARLSAMMSEKERLEAYFSALRLERQRNDQGYGPLTERSPEWLSEQITAVRERLLVLDAEIAPLAAEASRLVNPRWGPLMWAGNDKSHLARQIEASADIYTARVSNFLHYTPFVTLRSPRGSLPHDHATPQDRGLEAAAHEMGVDGFGEEG; via the coding sequence ATGGACGCCACCATCGGCACTGGAATCCACGGCACGCCCGCCGTCCCCGACGCTTTCGACCACCCTCGCGGTCTCTTCTGCAACCGGACCCTCAACCTCCGCAAGATCGAGGCCATCGGGTACGACATGGACTACACGCTGGTCCACTACCACGTCGCGCTGTGGGAGGAGCGCGCGTACGCCTACATCCGCGACGGGCTCGTCCGCCAGGGCTGGCCTGTTTCGGACCTCGTCTTCGACCCCGACCTCGTGGTGCAGGGGCTCGTGGTGGATACGGAGAAGGGCAACGTGGTCAAGGCCAACCGCTTCGGCTACGTCAAGCGGGCCTTCCACGGGACGCGCTCGCTACCCTACGCCGAGCAGCGGAAAACGTACCGCCGCACGCTCGTCGACCTCCACGACCGCCGCTGGCGGTTCATGAACACGCTCTTTTCGATCTCCGAGGCCAGCATCTACCTCCAACTGGTCGACAAGCTGGACGAGGGCGTCCTGCCGACGGGGCTGGGCTACGACGATCTCTACGAGGCCATCCGCAAGACGCTCGACGCGGCCCACCTAGAGGGCCTGCTGAAGGCCGAGATCCTGGCCGACCCCGACCGCTTCGTCGAGCGCGACCCGGACATTCCGCTCACGCTGCTCGACCAGAAGAACGCGGGCAAGAAGGTGCTGCTCATCACCAACTCGGAGTGGGAGTACGCGGCGCCGATCCTGCGCTACGCCTTCGATCCGTACCTGCCCGGCGACATGACCTGGGAGGACCTGTTCGACATCGCCATCGTCGGCGCGCGGAAGCCGGCCTTCTTCGACGAGCGCGCGCCCGCGTTCGAGGTCGTCGGCGAGGACGAGGACGGCCGGGCGGTGCTGCGGAGCCAGACCGGGATGCTGGAGGAGGGGCGCGCCTACGTCGGCGGCCACGCGGCGCTGGTGGAGGCCAGCCTCGGGCTGAGCGGCTCCGAGATCCTGTACGTGGGCGACCACGTGTTCGCGGACGTGAAGGCGTCGAAGAGCGTCCTCCGGTGGCGGACGGCCCTCGTGCTGCGTCCGCTGGAGGACGAGATCGAGGCGCTCGACGCGTGGCGCGGCACGCAGGCGCGGCTCTCGGCCATGATGTCGGAGAAGGAGCGCCTGGAGGCCTACTTTTCGGCGCTCCGCCTGGAGCGGCAGCGCAACGACCAGGGCTACGGCCCGCTGACGGAGCGCTCGCCGGAGTGGCTGAGCGAACAGATCACGGCCGTCCGCGAGCGGCTGCTGGTGCTGGACGCCGAGATCGCCCCGCTGGCCGCCGAGGCGAGCCGTCTCGTCAACCCCCGCTGGGGGCCGCTGATGTGGGCGGGCAACGACAAGAGCCACCTCGCCCGCCAGATCGAGGCGTCGGCGGACATCTACACGGCGCGCGTCTCCAACTTTCTCCACTACACGCCCTTCGTGACGCTTCGCAGCCCGCGTGGCTCGCTCCCCCACGACCATGCCACGCCCCAGGACCGCGGCCTCGAAGCCGCCGCCCACGAGATGGGCGTGGACGGGTTCGGGGAAGAGGGATGA
- a CDS encoding glycosyltransferase family 2 protein, which yields MLPSPSHHTVPARRLLRSLIALFLLSAAPPALAQPLDSAWEGPWRVEAAPPPSVDLDHSWVETVLIYTLGGVIFLVLVYTARHYVFTLSRLLGRQRHPYALVDTLDWPTVTVFIAAHNEEAVIGSSLENLLQVDYPTDRLALVPVNDRSKDRTREIIDAYVERYPGRIQPFHRTDGKPGKAAALADAMAQVDSEVVIVFDADYLPGRDILKRLVAPFADPEVGCVMGRVVPVNTDSNLLTRLLDLERTGGYQVDQQARVNLGLVPQYGGTVGGVRRAALDAVGGWNPETLSEDTDATCRLLTGGWKVAYVNRAECYEESPEEWPVRIRQIKRWARGHTDVARRFTGGILTGRHLRWRERLDGALLMGVYAMSPVLLLGWVLATALFYLGAHPLHGFIAMLAVASYNTMGNFAAFFEIATGARLDGSPRRIRLLPLNLLGFLVSLVATSQAVLDEIRPGGAFVWHKTERFRTNAPTAPLPPP from the coding sequence ATGCTTCCTTCGCCGTCCCACCACACGGTGCCCGCCCGACGCCTGCTGCGGTCTCTGATCGCCCTGTTCCTGCTCAGCGCCGCCCCACCGGCCCTCGCCCAGCCTCTCGACTCTGCCTGGGAGGGGCCCTGGCGTGTCGAAGCCGCTCCGCCGCCGAGCGTCGACCTCGACCACTCGTGGGTCGAGACGGTACTGATCTACACGCTGGGAGGTGTGATCTTCCTGGTGCTCGTCTACACGGCGAGGCACTACGTGTTCACGCTGAGCCGCCTGCTCGGCCGCCAGCGACATCCCTACGCCCTCGTCGACACGCTCGACTGGCCGACGGTGACCGTGTTCATCGCGGCGCACAACGAGGAGGCCGTGATCGGGTCCAGCCTGGAGAACCTGCTCCAGGTCGACTACCCGACCGACCGGCTCGCGCTCGTGCCCGTCAACGACCGCTCGAAGGACCGGACGCGCGAGATCATCGACGCCTACGTCGAGCGGTACCCGGGCCGCATCCAGCCCTTCCACCGGACCGACGGCAAGCCCGGCAAGGCCGCGGCCCTGGCCGACGCGATGGCCCAGGTGGACTCGGAGGTCGTCATCGTGTTCGACGCCGACTACCTGCCGGGCCGCGACATCCTAAAGCGGCTCGTGGCTCCCTTCGCCGACCCCGAGGTGGGCTGCGTCATGGGTCGCGTGGTGCCCGTCAACACCGACTCGAACCTGCTGACGCGACTCCTGGACCTGGAGCGCACCGGCGGGTATCAGGTGGACCAGCAGGCGCGCGTCAACCTGGGCCTCGTGCCTCAGTACGGCGGCACAGTCGGCGGCGTGCGCCGGGCGGCGCTGGACGCCGTCGGCGGTTGGAACCCGGAGACGCTCTCTGAGGACACCGATGCCACCTGCCGCCTGCTCACCGGGGGCTGGAAGGTGGCCTACGTCAACCGGGCCGAGTGCTACGAGGAGAGCCCCGAGGAGTGGCCCGTCCGAATCCGCCAGATCAAGAGGTGGGCGCGGGGCCACACCGACGTGGCCCGCCGCTTCACGGGCGGGATCCTCACGGGTCGGCACCTGCGGTGGCGCGAGCGCCTCGACGGCGCGCTGCTGATGGGGGTCTACGCCATGAGTCCGGTGCTGCTGCTCGGCTGGGTGCTCGCGACGGCGCTGTTCTACCTCGGCGCCCACCCCCTGCACGGGTTCATCGCCATGCTGGCCGTCGCCTCGTACAACACGATGGGCAACTTCGCGGCCTTCTTCGAGATCGCGACCGGCGCGCGGCTGGACGGGTCTCCGCGGCGCATCCGCCTGCTCCCCCTGAACCTGCTCGGCTTCCTGGTCAGCCTCGTCGCCACCAGCCAGGCAGTCCTCGACGAGATCCGGCCGGGCGGAGCCTTCGTCTGGCACAAGACCGAGCGCTTCCGCACGAACGCGCCGACGGCCCCTCTCCCCCCTCCATGA
- the wecB gene encoding non-hydrolyzing UDP-N-acetylglucosamine 2-epimerase, with product MPRSTVLLCMGTRPEIIKMAPVYHALRGGPLTPVVLHTGQHDSIAWPLYQFFGMEPDRVLDLTRERPSLGHLNAQLLDALDGVLDAENAEAVLVHGDTSSALSAAMAAFYAGAPVGHVEAGLRSGNPTDPFPEEMNRTVIARLATWHFAPTHRAVRNLVREGVRPESISLVGNTVVDAVHHGLGVIGSGSWVPSGLPADTAEWTRSGRLALVTMHRRENWGRPIEEVAAAIAEAVLATPDLRVLWPVHPNPAVGAAVQAGLDRAGLSAAARARIRLVEPLDYPAMLWALRRSWLVLTDSGGIQEEAAALDRPVLVLRQTTERPELIEAGGGVLVGASGDAVRGWLRDLTTRPDAYAALRCETNPYGDGTAGEQIAATLADEVAHRATTGMPRIPAPSAPHVGPLPPAPVVLSVLAA from the coding sequence ATGCCCCGCTCGACCGTCCTCCTCTGCATGGGGACCCGCCCGGAGATCATCAAGATGGCTCCGGTGTACCACGCCCTCCGCGGCGGCCCCCTGACGCCCGTGGTCCTGCACACCGGCCAGCACGACTCGATCGCGTGGCCGCTGTACCAGTTCTTCGGCATGGAGCCGGACCGGGTGCTGGACCTCACACGCGAGCGGCCGAGCCTGGGCCACCTCAACGCCCAACTCCTCGACGCCCTCGACGGCGTGCTGGATGCTGAGAACGCCGAGGCCGTCCTGGTCCACGGCGACACCTCGTCGGCGCTGTCGGCTGCGATGGCAGCGTTCTACGCCGGCGCGCCGGTGGGTCACGTCGAGGCCGGGCTCCGGTCGGGCAACCCGACCGACCCCTTCCCGGAGGAGATGAACCGGACGGTGATCGCGCGCCTGGCGACGTGGCACTTCGCCCCGACGCACCGCGCCGTCCGCAACCTGGTGCGCGAGGGCGTCCGCCCGGAGAGCATTTCGCTGGTCGGCAACACCGTCGTCGACGCCGTACACCACGGGCTGGGTGTGATCGGGTCCGGCAGTTGGGTGCCCTCGGGCCTCCCGGCCGACACGGCCGAGTGGACCCGGAGCGGACGCCTGGCGCTCGTGACGATGCACCGCCGTGAGAACTGGGGCCGCCCCATCGAGGAGGTGGCGGCCGCGATCGCCGAGGCGGTCCTGGCCACACCTGACCTCCGCGTTCTATGGCCCGTCCACCCGAATCCGGCCGTCGGAGCCGCCGTCCAGGCGGGCCTCGACCGCGCGGGGCTCTCGGCGGCAGCGCGCGCCCGCATCCGCCTCGTCGAGCCGCTGGACTACCCCGCCATGCTGTGGGCGCTGCGCCGGTCCTGGCTCGTGCTGACCGACTCGGGCGGCATCCAGGAGGAAGCCGCCGCGCTCGACCGCCCGGTGCTGGTGCTCCGCCAGACCACCGAGCGACCGGAGCTGATCGAGGCCGGCGGCGGCGTGCTGGTCGGCGCCAGCGGCGACGCGGTCCGCGGCTGGCTCCGCGACCTGACGACTCGCCCCGACGCCTACGCTGCGCTCCGCTGCGAGACCAACCCCTACGGCGACGGCACCGCGGGCGAGCAGATCGCCGCGACGCTAGCCGACGAGGTCGCCCACCGCGCTACCACCGGCATGCCACGCATCCCTGCGCCCTCCGCGCCCCACGTCGGCCCGCTCCCGCCCGCCCCGGTGGTGCTGTCGGTCCTCGCCGCCTGA